A single window of Aphidius gifuensis isolate YNYX2018 linkage group LG1, ASM1490517v1, whole genome shotgun sequence DNA harbors:
- the LOC122860511 gene encoding AT-rich interactive domain-containing protein 2 isoform X5, with protein sequence MAKILNKDPITYERERDSFLKELHHFHETRGTSFKKAPKISGQNIDLYLLYVLVTAHGGWIKVNTRNEWSLLCEQFHLPVGCVNSGVGLKQIYLRYLDRYEKVHFLGEDGQQADDDDEDSRHRKWSARSLHSVPLTYNHHQHNVAETLRDYNGLSTNLYKPTNYDKLALSLLSPLPNEQDFAINVCTLLSNEGKHTLRFDKYPRLVNMLLAHAGVFDAPGTRQLFIEVYSKVRNYSINSFWSDVIDSHDILDLTNERIFMKKPTKNLNTFSRRKILDKEKDKLKKNSNRKSKLSSNNNNNNNNSNVNNNNNSNSENIQMEIDNDNNTPVDDVVVIGEEEEEVVEEQNNNRINKINLDDQNQNSIKVEDDDMDLFCMGRTLGTQDPYGQRVLQIASILRNLSFTSENAVVLGKNRCFLRFVLLCVRARWSNLHQLGFDILGNIANEIVLKDAGQRITDVIISCITDGINSSDRFVVISCLEILNKLSQQDCNEEVVQFGLTDNVYDIICRFLALSDIALLVYTLECLYALTSLGERPCTSIARVRGAIDTLVALVTVEAQSYGPKACILMRVVETVSTVANNNNITTNNNSTNNNNNNNNNNNSTTTITTNNNNNINNNNNTSSSNNSNSNNNNTSNISNNNTSTTSSSISLSSFTTTSTITNQQQSITQMNTSSTSTIAPVISVSSTASIPSISAISIAAAATPVTSPAPSRPTTPATPLSISKAAAKANEVANSLQQQHAHQQIIQENEQFALGWLRATFELVPNVKIEQEELYKKYLGCCTKIGRRGVIAPLHFPRCVRSVFGGTIGPNPMKGETTGTQYYEGIRVRTNPGTVTYPSQNLITTATTTTTGGTFSSVNNTVAAAASTTTTPLKVHPVPQRKITPTSPLPDSTSYDNSSKKILITTPASPILKAHLSAPPKPTTNISIQPQNPVTKVDSKSQVSVAHPHLSQALLASATQAQQQQQQHHQHQQQQQQQQQQQVGQDNRSGTTSSSIIKSLLATKVAQRQQQQRLLQQQLSGGIQPAAPSATLANSPVVQKTPVNSKQKNSSTPARKIQRLNGAKVVVTNNNDKTEVNDNSNSTLAPPPPQLSTVSTMTENHTLNQKIIRPSTIITNKINQRIILAPIIAEDSDSTNNSLASSSGGIGGSRDCSGTGAEEDNNSLTSFEGILLNGAPSNLNIDAQEDSKNILTKESHMQQSIILTDLLEKKLDKEPIINGVLTKNSVNEKLDIPDIKKIIKQEIKNECDSNNIIKQELLIDNKIIKTTTTAATTAATTTLQSRCIKRTKNDNESQIIKKVKYSNGTTSPNLQDTKLNIKSEEIQDDEKVTVSSTAANLYAALAADCIQDELDIDEPIKEEPQQQQQQQQQQISTSMIKEELPTRIINQFQNNQIETAIQTQPQQPQQQQQQQQQLIVTTAPRQIVVQQAMNNQMIISNSQIKQQRPQSQPQVLLQQQPSGQYQYVVSGGVPGQNYVLAQSQTALVQGQPQTVLVAQTTQQQGTGAKTIIILQPQTQQHLQQQQQQHQQQQHQQQQHHQQQQQTQKVVAVTPQGQQVVVTQVPRPLLQSSALGNIPPPLVPTSSPLSQASIIVNNNTLTQHNNGNTMTVTIPGLPHGCSVVNSVSGRVVTPTPASTPPPTRPSTPHQAASTIGIGVKQQVQQQQQQQVQVQVQQIQIQKQVQMQQQVQQQQAQQQVQQQVQQQQQQQQQIPVGKIVKNSTTSTSTSTSTSTDDRDNSKPSTSQINPTDNNNKTFTIKIDPNAFLCEWRGCLKQFKTPQQVYMHVCEIHCPNGSDETLCLWSSCDGLKRRRFSLMTHLWDKHCSAENMILRRKQLTTTGKTEIITNSTPATPNHPGYAPNAAFHAIKRHALDFVNPKELMDDNEGPVTKSIRLTAALILRNLVIYSAHGRRHLKAYEPHLAGVALSNVESSRTIAQVLYDMNEQTNNGSSR encoded by the exons ATGGCCAAAATCCTTAACAAGGACCCAATTACCTACGAAAGGGAGCGTGACAGCTTCCTCAAAGAATTACATCATTTCCACGAAACAAGAGG aACATCCTTTAAAAAGGCACCAAAAATAAGTGGACAAAACATTGATCTTTATTTGCTTTATGTTCTTGTTACTGCTCATGGAGGATGGATCAAG gtaAATACAAGAAATGAATGGTCATTACTTTGTGAACAATTTCATCTTCCAGTTGGTTGTGTCAATAGTGGTGTTGGTCTCAAGCAAATTTATTTGag gtaTTTGGATAGATATGAAAAAGTACATTTTCTTGGTGAAGATGGACAAcaagctgatgatgatgatgaagattcaCGTCATCGTAAATGGTCAGCAAGATCATTGCATTCAGTACCATTAAcatataatcatcatcaacataatGTTGCTGAAACATTACGTGATTATAAtggtttatcaacaaatttatataaaccaacaaattatgataaattagcACTGTCATTATTATCACCACTTCCAAATGAACAAGATTTTGCAATAAATGTATgtacattattatcaaatgagGGTAAACATACATTAAGATTTGATAAATATCCAAGACTTGTTAATATGTTACTTGCACATGCTGGTGTATTTGATGCACCAGGTACACGTCAACTATTTATTGAAGTTTATTCAAAAGTtagaaattattcaataaattcattttggtCAGATGTTATTGATTCACATGACATATTAGATTTAACAAATGAAcgaatatttatgaaaaaaccaactaaaaatttaaatacattttcaagaagaaaaatattggataaagaaaaagataaattgaaaaaaaatagtaatagaaaatctaaattaagtagtaataataacaataataataataatagtaatgttaataataataataatagtaatagtgaaaatatacaaatggaaattgataatgataataatacacctgttgatgatgttgttgttattggagaggaagaagaagaagtagtagaagaacaaaataataatagaataaataaaataaatttggatgatcaaaatcaaaattcaataaaagttgaagatgatgatatGGATTTATTTTGTATGGGTAGAACACTTGGTACACAAGATCCATATGGACAACGAGTATTACAAATAGCATCAATATTAAGAAATTTAAGTTTTACAAGTGAAAATGCTGTTGTACTTGGTAAAAATCGTTGTTTTTTACGTTTTGTATTACTTTGTGTTAGAGCAAGATGGAGTAATTTACATCAACTTGGTTTTGATATACTTGGTAATATTGCTAATGAAATTGTATTAAAAGATGCTGGTCAAAGAATAACAGATGTTATTATATCATGTATTACAGATGGTATTAATTCATCAGATAGATTTGTTGTAATATCATGTCTTGAAATTCTTAATAAATTAAGCCAACAAGATTGTAATGAAGAAGTTGTACAATTTGGATTAACAGATAATGTTTATGATATAATATGTAGATTTTTAGCATTAAGTGATATTGCATTACTTGTATATACACTTGAATGTTTATATGCATTAACATCACTTGGTGAAAGACCATGTACAAGTATCGCGCGGGTTCGCGGAGCAATTGATACATTAGTTGCTCTTGTTACAGTTGAAGCACAAAGTTATGGTCCAAAAGCTTGTATACTTATGAGAGTTGTTGAAACAGTATCAACAgttgcaaataataataatattaccacCAACAATAATAgtaccaacaacaacaacaacaacaacaacaacaacaatagtactaccaccatcaccaccaacaacaacaacaatattaataataataataatactagtagtagtaataatagtaatagtaataataataatactagtaatattagtaataataatacatcgaCAAcgtcatcatcaatatcattatcatcatttacaacgacatcaacaataacaaatcaacaacaatcaaTTACTCAAATGaatacatcatcaacatcaacaattgCACCAGTTATTTCTGTATCATCAACTGCATCAATACCATCAATATCAGCTATATCTatagcagcagcagcaacaccTGTTACTAGTCCAGCACCATCAAGACCAACAACACCAGCAACACCGTTATCAATATCAAAAGCAGCTGCTAAAGCAAATGAAGTTGCAAATtcattacaacaacaacatgcacatcaacaaataatacaagaaAATGAACAATTTGCTCTTGGTTGGTTAAGAGCAACATTTGAACTTGTACcaaatgttaaaattgaacaagaagaattatataaaaaatatcttggtTGTTGTACTAAAATTGGAAGAAGAGGAGTTATTGCACCACTTCATTTTCCACGTTGTGTTAG atCTGTTTTTGGTGGTACTATTGGACCAAATCCAATGAAAGGTGAAACAACTGGTACTCAATATTATGAAGGAATACGTGTACGTACTAATCCAGGAACAGTAACATATCCGagccaaaatttaataacaacagcaacaacaacaacaactggtGGAACATTTTCAAGTGTCAACAATACAGTAGCAGCAGCAGCATCAACAACGACAACGCCATTAAAGGTGCATCCCGTACCACAACGTAAAATCACACCCACAAGTCCATTACCTGATAGCACATCCTATGATAATtcatccaaaaaaatattaataacaacaccTGCCTCACCAATATTAAAAGCCCACTTATCAGCTCCACCAAAACCAAccacaaatatttcaatacaaCCCCAGAATCCAGTCACCAAGGTTGACTCTAAAAGTCAG GTGTCAGTGGCGCATCCGCACTTGAGTCAGGCTCTTCTAGCATCAGCTACTCAagcacaacaacaacaacaacaacaccatcaacatcaacagcaacagcagcagcaacaacagcagcaagtAGGCCAGGATAATCGTTCGGGAACAACATCaagttcaataataaaaagccTATTGGCAACCAAG GTTGCACAacgtcaacaacaacaaagatTACTTCAACAACAATTGTCAGGTGGTATTCAGCCAGCAGCACCATCAGCAACATTGGCTAATTCTCCAGTTGTACAAAAAACACCTGTTAattcaaagcaaaaaaattcatcaacaccAGCAAGAAAAATACAAAGGCTAAATGGAGCTAAAGTTGTCGTCACAAATAACAATGACaag actGAAGTGAACGACAATTCAAATTCAACACtagcaccaccaccaccacaatTATCAACAGTATCAACAATGACTGAAAATCATacattaaatcaaaaaataatacgtccatcaacaataataacaaataaaataaatcaacgaATAATATTAGCTCCAATAATTGCTGAAGATTCagattcaacaaataattcattagcaTCAAGTAGTGGTGGTATTGGTGGAAGTCGTGATTGTTCTGGTACTGGTGCTGAAGAAGATAATAATTCCCTAACAAGTTTTGAaggtattttattaaatggagcaccaagtaatttaaatattgatgcaCAAGAagattctaaaaatatattaacaaaagaatCTCATATGCAGCAATCAATTATACTTACAGatcttcttgaaaaaaaattagacaaagaaccaataataaatggtgtattaacaaaaaattcagttaatgaaaaattagatattcctgatattaaaaaaattataaaacaagaaattaaaaatgaatgtgattcaaataatattattaaacaagaattattaattgataataaaattattaaaacaacaacaacagcagcaacaacagcagcgACAACAACACTACAATCACGTTGTATTAAAAGaactaaaaatgataatgaaagtcaaataataaaaaaagtaaaatattcaaatggtACAACATCACCAAATTTACaagatacaaaattaaatattaaaagtgaAGAAATacaagatgatgaaaaagtaaCAGTATCATCAACAGCAGCAAATTTATATGCAGCATTAGCTGCTGATTGTATTCAAGATGAACTTGATATTGATGAACCAATTAAAGAAGAAccacaacaacagcaacaacaacaacaacaacaaatttctACATCAATGATAAAAGAAGAATTACCAACAcgtattattaatcaatttcaaaataatcaaattgaaaCAGCAATACAAACTCAACCacaacaaccacaacaacaacaacaacagcaacaacaattaatagtAACAACAGCACCACGTCAAATTGTTGTACAACAAGCAATGaataatcaaatgataatatcaaattcacaaataaaacaacaaagaCCACAATCACAACCACAAGTACTACTTCAACAACAGCCAAGTGGACAATATCAATATGTTGTATCTGGTGGTGTACCAGGACAAAATTATGTATTGGCACAATCACAAACAGCTCTTGTACAAGGACAACCACAAACAGTACTTGTTGCACAAACAACACAACAACAAGGTACAGGTgctaaaacaattataatattacaacCACAAACACAACAGCATcttcaacaacagcaacagcagcatcaacaacagcagcatcaacaacaacaacatcaccaacagcagcagcaaacACAAAAAGTTGTTGCTGTAACACCACAAGGACAACAAGTTGTTGTAACTCAAGTACCAAGACCATTGTTACAAAGCTCAGCACTTGGTAATATACCACCACCACTTGTACCAACATCATCACCATTATCACAAGcatcaattattgttaataataatacattaacACAACATAATAATGGTAATACAATGACTGTTACAATACCAGGATTACCGCATGGTTGTAGTGTTGTTAATAGTGTATCTGGTAGAGTTGTTACACCAACACCAGcatcaacaccaccaccaacaagaCCTTCAACACCTCATCAAGCTGCATCAACAATTGGTATTGGTGTTAAACAACaagtacaacaacaacagcaacaacaagtaCAAGTACAAgtacaacaaatacaaatacaaaagCAAGTACAAATGCAGCAACAAgtccaacaacaacaagcacaacaacaagtacaacaacaagtacaacagcaacagcagcaacaacaacaaattccTGTtggaaaaattgttaaaaattcaacaacatcaacatcaacgtCTACGTCAACGTCGACAGATGATAGAGACAATAGTAAACCATCAACAAGTCAAATAAATCcaacagataataataataaaacttttacaattaaaattgatccAAATGCATTTCTTTGTGAATGGAGAGGttgtttaaaacaatttaaaacaccACAACAAGTTTACATGCATGTTTGTGAAATACATTGTCCAAATGGTAGTGATGAAACACTCTGTTTATGGTCAAGTTGTGATGGTTTAAAAAGACGTAGATTTTCATTAATGACACATTTATGGGATAAACATTGCAGTGCtgaaaatatgattttaagAAGAAAGCAATTAACGACAACTGGAAAAActgaaattattacaaattcaaCACCAGCAACACCAAATCATCCTGGCTATGCTCCAAATGCAGCATTTCATGCTATCAAAAGACACGCATTAGATTTTGTCAATCCAAAAGAATTAATG gaTGATAATGAGGGTCCAGTTACAAAAAGTATTCGTTTAACGGCAGCTTTGATTCTTAGAAATCTAGTCATATACTCTGCCCATGGAAGAAG acACCTGAAAGCATATGAGCCTCATTTAGCTGGTGTTGCATTGAGCAATGTTGAATCTTCAAGAACAATTGCACAAGTTCTTTATGATATGAATGAACAGACAAATAATGGTAGCAGCAGATGA